Proteins co-encoded in one Epinephelus moara isolate mb chromosome 13, YSFRI_EMoa_1.0, whole genome shotgun sequence genomic window:
- the LOC126400108 gene encoding rho GTPase-activating protein SYDE1 isoform X1 gives MAEPLLKRTFSRLRGKDRSRRKTDPKESDVAVKVNSVLQTSSSSPSMTTNPDPDPPSPPHNHITVAKKQSWARQGYAAPPTSLPSSSAPRYLGISQDASGQAWSQRLAQEKTEQCGDRLCVSLSWDATSTSCVPVSSPSVLQEVPQPAGGSSEAPPTSVSTKLSGQRAYLQSLDRSSRAWVLSSGKTQASDEACGLQPESSSNIWYNPIPEEEDAGAPPREEEIWRRRDDREEGGAVRRTGPGDTKVECPLEGANPSVSHHTDDITTESIDPAPSDSSPASQKKGGVSSSVIDRLRSPGTVRKLSLKMKKLPELRRKLSLRSSSRANRQGNDGRGVSDESTSKSAASSSSALSNQNVISRYHLDSSAPPARPRRRSSRGRSAKGGYLSDGDSPELLPRQQAPPITTSQETACDVSSFQLYVGCDPPRCSQRVTGLLTVHLMGLEEMKSSRSEGSKEVFVAIQIDGVTRARTALLTLRGSALPLNHAFNLELERARQLRIVVLTPAVGVAKSGTDQTSGGPTRNRVCGLGGVSIPPLFKGSRSQQLCVKLEPRGLLYVKLSLQEKWDTQPSSDSSVPANVFGVELHHLVEKEGCAAPIPLLIQKSVAEIERRGLKVVGLYRLCGSAAVKKELRDWFERNSSAVSLSEELYPDINVITGILKDYLRELPSPLITRTLYQVVREAMTLRPPPAPPVTPDPQLAQDTVELLSCLPPPEKATLSLLLDHLSLVASLSSSNRMTHQNLAVCFGPVLLTPTQEAWSGGGGGGRGGRGGGKGLGHGEEIASAVDFKRHIEALHYLLQLWPVPTQRIPADDHLDVSKPPSPALTHASLSQQQRHPVLRLALPSEEEVVVSRRGRGGLARLESPPPINRYAGDWSVCGRDLLSAQEADYDEVAGSDSDGGSGDEEEEEEKKEAWSSEGGGALYVDDFMDFDAPFNCRLSLKDFDTLIHDLDRELAKQINICL, from the exons ATGGCCGAGCCCCTGCTGAAGAGAACCTTCTCCAGGCTGAGAGGCAAAGACAGATCCAGGAGGAAGACGGACCCCAAAGAGAGCG atGTCGCAGTTAAGGTCAACTCTGTCCTCCAGACgtcttcatcatcaccatcgATGACGACAAATCCAGACCCTGACCCCCCCTCGCCACCACACAACCACATCACAGTTGCTAAGAAACAGTCGTGGGCACGACAGGGCTATGCGGCTCCACCCACCTCCTTGCCCTCAAGCTCTGCCCCCAGATACTTAGGAATATCCCAGGATGCATCTGGGCAGGCCTGGAGTCAGAGGCTGGCACAAGAAAAG ACGGAGCAGTGCGGCGACAGGTTGTGCGTCAGTCTCTCCTGGGATGCGACCAGCACCTCCTGTGTTCCTGTCAGTTCTCCCTCAGTCCTGCAGGAAGTCCCCCAGCCAGCAGGGGGCTCCTCTGAAGCTCCACCCACCTCCGTCAGCACCAAGCTGTCAGGCCAGCGTGCGTATCTGCAGAGCCTGGATCGCAGCAGCAGAGCCTGGGTGCTGTCCTCAGGAAAGACCCAGGCTTCAGACGAGGCCTGCGGCCTGCaaccagagagcagcagcaacatcTGGTACAACCCGATCCCCGAGGAGGAGGATGCAGGTGCTCCACCCAGGGAGGAGGAGATCTGGAGGAGAAGGGACgacagggaggagggaggagcagTAAGGAGGACGGGGCCAGGAGACACCAAAGTAGAATGTCCACTGGAGGGCGCCAATCCCAGTGTTAGCCACCatactgatgacatcacaacagAATCTATAG ACCCTGCCCCCTCAGACTCTAGCCCCGCCTCCCAAAAGAAAGGGGGCGTATCTAGTAGTGTGATTGACAGGCTGCGGTCTCCAGGTACGGTTAGGAAACTCTCCCTGAAGATGAAGAAACTTCCCGAGCTGCGCCGTAAACTCAGCCTTCGCTCCTCCTCCCGGGCCAATCGTCAGGGAAACGACGGCAGAGGGGTCAGTGACGAGTCGACCAGCAAGAGTGCAGCATCATCGTCATCGGCCTTGTCCAACCAGAACGTGATCAGCAGGTATCACCTGGATAGCTCCGCCCCTCCAGCCAGACCACGGAGACGATCATCGAGAGGACGATCGGCCAAAGGAG GTTACCTTAGTGATGGGGACTCCCCTGAACTGCTGCCGCGGCAACAGGCTCCTCCCATCACCACTTCCCAGGAAACAGCGTGTGACGTCAGTTCGTTCCAACTGTATGTGGGCTGCGATCCACCACGCTGCAGCCAGCGGGTGACGGGTTTACTGACAGTTCACCTGATGGGCCTGGAGGAGATGAAGAGCAGCAG GTCAGAGGGAAGTAAGGAAGTCTTTGTGGCCATCCAGATTGATGGGGTGACGAGAGCGAGGACTGCCCTCCTGACCCTGCGAGGCTCCGCCCTACCGTTGAACCACGCCTTCAACCTGGAGCTGGAGCGAGCGCGGCAGCTTCGCATAGTGGTGTTAACGCCAG cagtgGGAGTAGCTAAATCAGGGACGGATCAGACGTCAGGTGGTCCAACCAGAAACAGAGTCTGTGGACTGGGAGGCGTGTCCATCCCCCCGCTctttaaag GAAGTCGCAGTCAGCAGCTTTGTGTGAAGTTGGAGCCCCGAGGACTTCTTTATGTCAAACTGTCCCTGCAGGAGAAATGGGACACTCAG CCCAGCAGTGACTCTTCAGTACCTGCCAATGTGTTTGGGGTTGAACTGCACCACCTGGTGGAGAAAGAAGGATGTGCAGCTCCAATCCCTCTGCTGATCCAGAAGTCTGTGGCAGAGATCGAACGCAGAGGACTGAAG GTGGTGGGTCTGTACAGACTGTGTGGTTCTGCGGCGGTGAAGAAGGAACTCAGGGATTGGTTTGAGAGGAACAGTTCAGCTGTGAGTCTCAGTGAGGAGCTGTACCCTGACATCAACGTCATCACAG GTATTCTGAAGGACTACCTGCGGGAGCTGCCGTCTCCGCTCATCACCAGGACGCTGTACCAGGTGGTCAGAGAAGCCATGACCCTACGACCCCCACCAGCTCCACCTGTGACCCCCGACCCCCAATTGGCTCAGGACACTGTGGAGCTGCTGTCCTGTCTGCCGCCTCCAGAGAAG GCCACCCTGTCTCTCTTGTTGGACCACCTCAGCCTGGTGGCGTCCCTCAGCTCGTCCAACAGGATGACGCACCAGAACCTCGCCGTCTGCTTTGGCCCGGTGCTCCTCACGCCAACCCAGGAGGCGTGGAgcgggggaggaggaggagggagaggaggaagaggaggggggaaggGGCTGGGTCATGGTGAGGAGATAGCGAGTGCGGTTGATTTCAAACGGCACATTGAGGCGTTGCACtacctgctgcagctgtggcCAG TGCCGACTCAGCGAATCCCAGCAGATGACCACCTGGACGTCTCCAAGCCTCCCTCCCCCGCCCTCACACACGCCTCCCTGAGCCAGCAGCAACGGCATCCTGTGCTGCGATTGGCTCTGCCCTCCgaagaggaggtggtggtgtcACGTCGGGGTCGAGGAGGCCTGGCCCGGCTGGAGAGTCCTCCTCCCATCAACCGGTACGCAGGAGACTGGAGCGTCTGTGGACGAGATCTTCTCTCCGCACAGGAAGCTGATTATGACGAGGTGGCAGGAAGTGACAGTGATGGAG GCAGcggggatgaagaggaggaagaggagaagaaggaggcaTGGTCctcagaaggaggaggagctctGTACGTGGACGACTTCATGGACTTTGATGCTCCGTTTAACTGTCGACTCAGCCTGAAGGACTTCGACACTCTGATACATGACCTGGACCGAGAGCTGGCCAAACAGATCAACATCTGTCTGTAG
- the LOC126400108 gene encoding rho GTPase-activating protein SYDE1 isoform X2 — translation MAEPLLKRTFSRLRGKDRSRRKTDPKESDVAVKVNSVLQTSSSSPSMTTNPDPDPPSPPHNHITVAKKQSWARQGYAAPPTSLPSSSAPRYLGISQDASGQAWSQRLAQEKTEQCGDRLCVSLSWDATSTSCVPVSSPSVLQEVPQPAGGSSEAPPTSVSTKLSGQRAYLQSLDRSSRAWVLSSGKTQASDEACGLQPESSSNIWYNPIPEEEDAGAPPREEEIWRRRDDREEGGAVRRTGPGDTKVECPLEGANPSVSHHTDDITTESIDPAPSDSSPASQKKGGVSSSVIDRLRSPGTVRKLSLKMKKLPELRRKLSLRSSSRANRQGNDGRGVSDESTSKSAASSSSALSNQNVISRYHLDSSAPPARPRRRSSRGRSAKGGYLSDGDSPELLPRQQAPPITTSQETACDVSSFQLYVGCDPPRCSQRVTGLLTVHLMGLEEMKSSRSEGSKEVFVAIQIDGVTRARTALLTLRGSALPLNHAFNLELERARQLRIVVLTPVGVAKSGTDQTSGGPTRNRVCGLGGVSIPPLFKGSRSQQLCVKLEPRGLLYVKLSLQEKWDTQPSSDSSVPANVFGVELHHLVEKEGCAAPIPLLIQKSVAEIERRGLKVVGLYRLCGSAAVKKELRDWFERNSSAVSLSEELYPDINVITGILKDYLRELPSPLITRTLYQVVREAMTLRPPPAPPVTPDPQLAQDTVELLSCLPPPEKATLSLLLDHLSLVASLSSSNRMTHQNLAVCFGPVLLTPTQEAWSGGGGGGRGGRGGGKGLGHGEEIASAVDFKRHIEALHYLLQLWPVPTQRIPADDHLDVSKPPSPALTHASLSQQQRHPVLRLALPSEEEVVVSRRGRGGLARLESPPPINRYAGDWSVCGRDLLSAQEADYDEVAGSDSDGGSGDEEEEEEKKEAWSSEGGGALYVDDFMDFDAPFNCRLSLKDFDTLIHDLDRELAKQINICL, via the exons ATGGCCGAGCCCCTGCTGAAGAGAACCTTCTCCAGGCTGAGAGGCAAAGACAGATCCAGGAGGAAGACGGACCCCAAAGAGAGCG atGTCGCAGTTAAGGTCAACTCTGTCCTCCAGACgtcttcatcatcaccatcgATGACGACAAATCCAGACCCTGACCCCCCCTCGCCACCACACAACCACATCACAGTTGCTAAGAAACAGTCGTGGGCACGACAGGGCTATGCGGCTCCACCCACCTCCTTGCCCTCAAGCTCTGCCCCCAGATACTTAGGAATATCCCAGGATGCATCTGGGCAGGCCTGGAGTCAGAGGCTGGCACAAGAAAAG ACGGAGCAGTGCGGCGACAGGTTGTGCGTCAGTCTCTCCTGGGATGCGACCAGCACCTCCTGTGTTCCTGTCAGTTCTCCCTCAGTCCTGCAGGAAGTCCCCCAGCCAGCAGGGGGCTCCTCTGAAGCTCCACCCACCTCCGTCAGCACCAAGCTGTCAGGCCAGCGTGCGTATCTGCAGAGCCTGGATCGCAGCAGCAGAGCCTGGGTGCTGTCCTCAGGAAAGACCCAGGCTTCAGACGAGGCCTGCGGCCTGCaaccagagagcagcagcaacatcTGGTACAACCCGATCCCCGAGGAGGAGGATGCAGGTGCTCCACCCAGGGAGGAGGAGATCTGGAGGAGAAGGGACgacagggaggagggaggagcagTAAGGAGGACGGGGCCAGGAGACACCAAAGTAGAATGTCCACTGGAGGGCGCCAATCCCAGTGTTAGCCACCatactgatgacatcacaacagAATCTATAG ACCCTGCCCCCTCAGACTCTAGCCCCGCCTCCCAAAAGAAAGGGGGCGTATCTAGTAGTGTGATTGACAGGCTGCGGTCTCCAGGTACGGTTAGGAAACTCTCCCTGAAGATGAAGAAACTTCCCGAGCTGCGCCGTAAACTCAGCCTTCGCTCCTCCTCCCGGGCCAATCGTCAGGGAAACGACGGCAGAGGGGTCAGTGACGAGTCGACCAGCAAGAGTGCAGCATCATCGTCATCGGCCTTGTCCAACCAGAACGTGATCAGCAGGTATCACCTGGATAGCTCCGCCCCTCCAGCCAGACCACGGAGACGATCATCGAGAGGACGATCGGCCAAAGGAG GTTACCTTAGTGATGGGGACTCCCCTGAACTGCTGCCGCGGCAACAGGCTCCTCCCATCACCACTTCCCAGGAAACAGCGTGTGACGTCAGTTCGTTCCAACTGTATGTGGGCTGCGATCCACCACGCTGCAGCCAGCGGGTGACGGGTTTACTGACAGTTCACCTGATGGGCCTGGAGGAGATGAAGAGCAGCAG GTCAGAGGGAAGTAAGGAAGTCTTTGTGGCCATCCAGATTGATGGGGTGACGAGAGCGAGGACTGCCCTCCTGACCCTGCGAGGCTCCGCCCTACCGTTGAACCACGCCTTCAACCTGGAGCTGGAGCGAGCGCGGCAGCTTCGCATAGTGGTGTTAACGCCAG tgGGAGTAGCTAAATCAGGGACGGATCAGACGTCAGGTGGTCCAACCAGAAACAGAGTCTGTGGACTGGGAGGCGTGTCCATCCCCCCGCTctttaaag GAAGTCGCAGTCAGCAGCTTTGTGTGAAGTTGGAGCCCCGAGGACTTCTTTATGTCAAACTGTCCCTGCAGGAGAAATGGGACACTCAG CCCAGCAGTGACTCTTCAGTACCTGCCAATGTGTTTGGGGTTGAACTGCACCACCTGGTGGAGAAAGAAGGATGTGCAGCTCCAATCCCTCTGCTGATCCAGAAGTCTGTGGCAGAGATCGAACGCAGAGGACTGAAG GTGGTGGGTCTGTACAGACTGTGTGGTTCTGCGGCGGTGAAGAAGGAACTCAGGGATTGGTTTGAGAGGAACAGTTCAGCTGTGAGTCTCAGTGAGGAGCTGTACCCTGACATCAACGTCATCACAG GTATTCTGAAGGACTACCTGCGGGAGCTGCCGTCTCCGCTCATCACCAGGACGCTGTACCAGGTGGTCAGAGAAGCCATGACCCTACGACCCCCACCAGCTCCACCTGTGACCCCCGACCCCCAATTGGCTCAGGACACTGTGGAGCTGCTGTCCTGTCTGCCGCCTCCAGAGAAG GCCACCCTGTCTCTCTTGTTGGACCACCTCAGCCTGGTGGCGTCCCTCAGCTCGTCCAACAGGATGACGCACCAGAACCTCGCCGTCTGCTTTGGCCCGGTGCTCCTCACGCCAACCCAGGAGGCGTGGAgcgggggaggaggaggagggagaggaggaagaggaggggggaaggGGCTGGGTCATGGTGAGGAGATAGCGAGTGCGGTTGATTTCAAACGGCACATTGAGGCGTTGCACtacctgctgcagctgtggcCAG TGCCGACTCAGCGAATCCCAGCAGATGACCACCTGGACGTCTCCAAGCCTCCCTCCCCCGCCCTCACACACGCCTCCCTGAGCCAGCAGCAACGGCATCCTGTGCTGCGATTGGCTCTGCCCTCCgaagaggaggtggtggtgtcACGTCGGGGTCGAGGAGGCCTGGCCCGGCTGGAGAGTCCTCCTCCCATCAACCGGTACGCAGGAGACTGGAGCGTCTGTGGACGAGATCTTCTCTCCGCACAGGAAGCTGATTATGACGAGGTGGCAGGAAGTGACAGTGATGGAG GCAGcggggatgaagaggaggaagaggagaagaaggaggcaTGGTCctcagaaggaggaggagctctGTACGTGGACGACTTCATGGACTTTGATGCTCCGTTTAACTGTCGACTCAGCCTGAAGGACTTCGACACTCTGATACATGACCTGGACCGAGAGCTGGCCAAACAGATCAACATCTGTCTGTAG